The window TGGAATCGGTGGTGAGCATGGCCTTGGATACGGCCGCGATCTCATTGCGTTCCATCCGTTTGAACACTTCCGCCGTGAACTTGTCGCCCAGTGCGAGCAGGACGATGGCGGTCTTCTGGGGGCCGGTGAAGTCAGACATTTATTGCGCACCTTCTTCCTGGGTGAGCCAGGTCTTGAGCAGATGTACTGCCTGATCCATGTTGTCGTCGGACAGTTGCACTGCGTGGTTTCTCGCGTTCTCGAGGCGCCTGGACATATCCATGGCTTCCTCGTCCACCTCATCCTCTTCGAGGGCGAGGCGCTCGGCACCGGGCAGACCGGCCATTTCCTCAATCTCCTGCTCAGCGACGCGAGGCCGGATCAGGGCCATGATCACCGGGCGGACGACCAGGATAAGGAAGAGGAAGATCAGGAGGCCGTTGAGGAACGGCTTACCCAGTCGCTGCGCGTATTCAAGCATGGTGCGCATGATGGAGTCCGCATCGGTCAGTGCCGGTTCGCCGAAGGAGATGTTGGACACTTCAATGGTGTCGCCACGAGCTTCGTCAAAGCCGACTGCGCTGGAGATCAGGGTCTTGATGCGTTCGATTTCCTCAGCAGAGCGGGGAACGTACACGGATTCGCCCGTCTCTTCATTGGTCTGCCACGTGCCGTCCACGATAACCGCGACGGTCAGGCGTTGCAACTCCCCAACAGGGGCAATGATGTTTTCTTCTTGTTTGTTGATTTCAAAGTTGGTGGTACGGCTGGCACGGCTGGAATCCTGAGTCGTACGAGTGCCGGTGAAACCGTCGCCACGGAAGTTGGCGTCAGGTTCGCCGCCAGCCAGGTTGGCTGCGCCAGCAGTGGTTTCTTCACTGGTGGTCTCAGAGCGGACCACCGGGCTTTCATTGTCGTATAATTCCTTGCGGATGGTCTTTTGGGAGAAATCGAGGTCCGCATTGACGCGGGCGATGACCTTTTCCGGACCAACGACGGGGCCGAGGAGTTCCATAATGCGACGCTGGGTCGTACGTTCCATCTCAGCCTTATATTCAAGCTGAGTGTTAGACAGGGCCAGACCAGTGCTGTCGTCTTCGGGAGTATAGAGCGGGCGGCCCTTCATGTCGGTAACAGTAATATTCTTGGGGTCCAATCCTTCCACGGCCATGGAAACGAGATTCACGATGCCTTGCACCTCGTTTGCTGCCATTTTGCCTTCATCCTTGAGCTGGAGGATGATGGATGCGGACGGAGGCATCTGGTCTTCAATGAAGAGGGATCTCTGAGGGATAACCAGATGAACGCGGGTCTTTTCGACCTGCGGGAATTCCGTGATGGTACGGGCGAGTTCACCCTGAAGGGCGCGCTGATAGTTGATGTGCTGAATGAAGTCAGTCTGTCCGATTTGAACTTCGTCAAAAATTTCAAAACCGATACCTTCACCATGAAGGCCACCTTCGCCAGCAACCTGGAGGCGCAGTTCGTAGACGCGATCGGCAGGTACCTTGATGGTACGGCCGTTGTCTTCGAGTACATAATCTTCTTTGGCTGCCTGAAGCATGCTCACTATGCGATTGGCGTCTTCGGGGTACAGGTTGGTCATCAGAATCTTGTAATCAGGCTTGTTCATCCAAAAGATCATGAGACCGAAGGCGAGGATCACGGACACGGCGAGACCGGCAATGAGGATTCGCTGTGACATGGTGCGGTCGGACCAGAAGCCGCTCATTTTGGCCCAGTATTCAGCAATAAACGGAGGCATCTCTTATCTCCCGAAGATTTTACAGGTTTCCGTTTTTAAATTCTTAGTGCGTAGTGCCTCTAGAAGGGCATGCGCATGATTTCCTGATAGGACTGCATCAGCTTGGATCGGACTGCGCCTGTCATCTGTACGGCGAGACCTGCTTTCTGCATGGATATCATCAGTTCGTGAATGTTTTGCTTCTTGCCCGAGGCGAATTCTTCGATCATCTGCTTCTTCTCGGCCTGCATATCATTCACAGTCTTAAGGGAATCAGTGAAGGTGTCCTTGAAGTCCTTGACCGGAGCCTGTGGCTTGACGAGGGACTTGGTGACCTTGTCGTCCACCGACTTGCGGCGTTGGAGCATGGCATTCTGGTATGCGTTGATGGCGACGCTTTTGACGACCATGGCTTAACTCCTTTCTTAACCCTGTCCGATTTGCAGTGCTCGCTGGAACATCTGCTTCACGGCGGTGATGGTCTGCACGTTGGACTCGTATCCACGGGTGGCATTCATCATGTTGGTCATTTCTTCGACTACATTGATGTCCGGATAGAACACGTACCCCTGGTCATTGGCATCGGGGTGGTGCGGATCGTAGACCTGCTTGAAGGGGCGTTCGTCGGCAGTAACGCCGAGCACTTTCACGCCCTGCAGGTTCTGGTTGAGTTTGTCGCGCATGGCTGTATCGAACGGAGAATAGACCGGAGTCGCCTCGAATGAGACGGACTTGCGGCGGTAGGGACCGCCTTCCATAGTCTTGGTGGTCCGCATATTGGCCATGTTCATGGAAATTACGTTCAGATTGGCGCGCTGGGCTTTCAGACCTGAGGCACCAATGTCGAGTGCAGTCATGAAATCCATTACTTAGCTCCGTCTTGTATGACCCTTTGCAGGCCTTGAAAGTTCTTGCGGATAACAGTGGCCAAGGCGTTGTACATCATCCCATTTTTCGCCAGGGAGGTCATTTCCTTGTCCAGGTCTACCCGGTCTTCACCGTAAATATGACGCGGCTTGAAATCTTGCAGGTCATCGCCTTGGAATCCGTTAGCGCTGAATGCTGAAGGCATATGATCCTGTGAAGTACGGGTCATTTTGCCGTGTGCATCCTGGTTGAGTGCACTTTGCAGCTTTCCTTCGAACTCAAGACGTTGGGCTTTGTAATCGGGTGTATTCACGTTTGCGATGTTGCCCATGACAAGATTTTGACGATCGAGCCGCATGTCCATGACCTTTGCCGTCAAATGTATGTGGCTTCCGAAAATTCCCTTCATGCCTTGCTCCTTCTACGTTTTCTCCGGCCTTGGCCGGGAGGCGGGCATTTTTTGCCGCCGAACTCGCAGAGGATTAAGCAACTAGTGTTCCAATTGTGTATCTATCTGAAATAAATATGTTTATAGATAAAGATGGTCGCTAGACTTATGACGGAGCAGTCGAAGGGAAGAGGAAGGTGAAGACTTCTTAATATTATGACATGGGCGGGCAGATTGTTCCGAGTCGGTGACGGGATAATTTTTCCCGCTTTTGCTGCTCTTTACAATATAAACACTGAATAAAGTTATTTATATCAAGTATTTGTTGATAAAATGTTGATTTTTGTCAATGTTTGGCACAGTGGTTGCTAGATATGGTCGCGGGCCAA of the Pseudodesulfovibrio sp. zrk46 genome contains:
- the fliF gene encoding flagellar basal-body MS-ring/collar protein FliF, with protein sequence MPPFIAEYWAKMSGFWSDRTMSQRILIAGLAVSVILAFGLMIFWMNKPDYKILMTNLYPEDANRIVSMLQAAKEDYVLEDNGRTIKVPADRVYELRLQVAGEGGLHGEGIGFEIFDEVQIGQTDFIQHINYQRALQGELARTITEFPQVEKTRVHLVIPQRSLFIEDQMPPSASIILQLKDEGKMAANEVQGIVNLVSMAVEGLDPKNITVTDMKGRPLYTPEDDSTGLALSNTQLEYKAEMERTTQRRIMELLGPVVGPEKVIARVNADLDFSQKTIRKELYDNESPVVRSETTSEETTAGAANLAGGEPDANFRGDGFTGTRTTQDSSRASRTTNFEINKQEENIIAPVGELQRLTVAVIVDGTWQTNEETGESVYVPRSAEEIERIKTLISSAVGFDEARGDTIEVSNISFGEPALTDADSIMRTMLEYAQRLGKPFLNGLLIFLFLILVVRPVIMALIRPRVAEQEIEEMAGLPGAERLALEEDEVDEEAMDMSRRLENARNHAVQLSDDNMDQAVHLLKTWLTQEEGAQ
- the fliE gene encoding flagellar hook-basal body complex protein FliE; the protein is MVVKSVAINAYQNAMLQRRKSVDDKVTKSLVKPQAPVKDFKDTFTDSLKTVNDMQAEKKQMIEEFASGKKQNIHELMISMQKAGLAVQMTGAVRSKLMQSYQEIMRMPF
- the flgC gene encoding flagellar basal body rod protein FlgC, with protein sequence MDFMTALDIGASGLKAQRANLNVISMNMANMRTTKTMEGGPYRRKSVSFEATPVYSPFDTAMRDKLNQNLQGVKVLGVTADERPFKQVYDPHHPDANDQGYVFYPDINVVEEMTNMMNATRGYESNVQTITAVKQMFQRALQIGQG
- the flgB gene encoding flagellar basal body rod protein FlgB; this encodes MKGIFGSHIHLTAKVMDMRLDRQNLVMGNIANVNTPDYKAQRLEFEGKLQSALNQDAHGKMTRTSQDHMPSAFSANGFQGDDLQDFKPRHIYGEDRVDLDKEMTSLAKNGMMYNALATVIRKNFQGLQRVIQDGAK